TAGCCGGTTTCAGCAAAAATTTTTTAGCCGCATTCAATTATAGCATCCCGGGCTTTTTAATGTACCTGCTGCTGGTTATTATTTTCCCGTTGTTGTTGTTCATGACGCTGAACCTGCCGCTTATCATGTTCATGTGCGGCCTTATTATCCTTACCCGCATTATGATCTCGCTGGAGTCGGGGCAAAATGCTTTATATAATGTATTATTGCACCCGCTGCAAATGACAAACATGATGTTCATCGCTTTCATATCCATCCAAAAACACCTCACCAAAACTACCGTATGGAAGGGTCGGAGGATTTGAACACGCAATTATCAACCGGCAGCCTAAAAACAGAGCGCATTGCCATTATAATTATAATACTTTTTCACACAGTTGGCATCATCGGGTTTAACCTGCCGGGTATCGACACCGTATTTCTGGATATCGTGCCCTGGCATTTATTGCTCATGGCGGCTGTTATCATCTGGAGCCATAACCGCCCCGATGCCAAATTCGGGTTGTTTGCATTACTGCTGTTTATGCTGGGCTTTAGCGCCGAGTTGATAGGGGTACACACCAGCTGGCTGTTTGGCAGCTACACGTATGGCAAAACACTTGGTATTAAGTTATTCAACGTTCCGCTGATGATTGGTGTAAACTGGTTTTTGCTTATTTATGCCACCGGCGTGCTCATGCAGCGCAGCCGGGTAAAAGATGTTTATGCCCGCATTTTGGTTGGCGCATTGTTGCTTGTTTTGCTTGATATATTAATTGAACCCGTGGCCATCCATTTTGATTACTGGCATTGGACGGACGGCGCTATCCCCATAAAAAATTACTTCTGCTGGTTTGCTGTAAGCGGGCTGATGCTTTTTATGTTCGAGAAGTTCAAATTCCCTCCTCAAAGTAAAGCGGCCCCTGTTTTACTGTTAATGGAATTTGTGTTTTTTATGATCTTGGGCCTGGTGAATTGATAGGGTAGTTAAAATTTACCGCCATCAGGCAACGTTTTTTTAGCCTTGAAGAAAAAATGTGTCTGGCTAAAATAGCTGAAACAGGCTATAAATACAGTAGCTATAATTTTTGATGGAGTTGGATAAATGCCCAGCCAGTCAACAAGTACCTTAAGAAAAATTACATTCAGCAGGATACAAATGGCATTCACTATAATAAACCGCGAAAGCTGCCCTCTTTTGCTCAGGCCCGATTCTTTAAAAACGATATACCTGTTCAGGTAAAACCCCGTACAAAAAGATATGCTGAAAGATAAAGCCAGCGACGCAATGTGCGGACTTAAAGTATACGCCCCGATGTGCAGGTTTTGCTTTTTAAAAATGAAATTATAACAAAATGAAAACAGCGTAATATCAAACACCACGTTGCCCCCGCCACATGCCGCGTAACGGAAGGTATGTAAGGGCATCCATTTTTTAAAGGGTTTATAAAACAGATCGATAATGTTAAAAATAGTCCGCCTTATAAAATCGTGTACCTTTCTCATAGATAATGGCAAAGGTAAAATAATTAAAATAAAGTAGGGTTAACTATGCAGCCGGCCTGCGTTAACAACTGGCAGGCAGGTTAAATATGTCCGCGTTTTCAGCCTATTTGCTTTAAACCCCTCTCCCACTCATAGTCCATCCATCAAACCAAGGCATTGCCGCCGCTTTTTTTCGTTAAAATTAACTGCGACGCAAGCGTATCATAATTATTTTTAACGTTTTCAAAATCCCTCAAAGCAAGGCTTAAACCTGCATTTTTAATTTATCCCCCATGTGATACAAGCGTATCAAAATCGATATAATATACTATATATCAGCTATTTATGTAAATTTTATTTGCTTATTACATTTTAAATCGCCTAAATTTGATTTGTAATTATAAACCATACATAAGCCTGTAATTCCTGGAAAACTATTTTGAACAATGCTGTTTTGCCAACATTTAACCAATGCTATTTTAAACATTAGTTAAACAAGTAAAGCGATTTAGCAATGCGTTACCGGCTTTTTGCCATGGATTTTTTGTGCAATCAATTAAACCAAATAATAAATTTTTATGAACATCAACTACAATTTAAAGCGGCTTGCAGCCCTCACCCTGCTACCCGCGGCCTTGCTGTTTTCCTGTAAAAAGGATGCCAATACCGGCGAAGCCAAAGCACAACAAAGCGCAGAAACAGTGGCCCGCGCCGCAAATGAGGTGGTAAATGCCTGGGTAACCACGTCCGATCAGTCAAAACTGTTGCAGGCACAGGCCAGCTTCAATTTTGCTGCCGATGCAGGCACCAACGCCACCACCGTAACTGTTGACGAAAACACCACTTACCAGGGCATTGATGGCTTCGGGTTTACCCTAACCGGCGGCAGCGCCAGTTTATTAAACGGCCTGGGCGGCAACCAGGCTGCCGTTTTAAGCGAGCTTTTTGGTACGGCAACCGGGCAGATAGGCATCAGTTATCTACGCATCAGCATCGGCGCATCTGACTTAAGCTCGAGCGATTTTACTTACGACCAGGTGGCCGGCGATGTAAACATGAACAGTTTCAGCATCAGCCAGGAAAACACCGATATGCTGCCGATACTAAAGAAGATCATCGCCATCAATCCATCCATCAAAATTATTGCTACGCCCTGGACCGCGCCCACCTGGATGAAGGTTAACACAACCGGCAACAACGGCTATACCGGCGGCAGCTTAAACACGGCGTACTACGACGCCTATGCCCGCTATTTTGTAAAATACCTGCAGGCCATGCAGGCGCAGGGTATTACTATTGACGCCATTACGCCGCAAAACGAGCCGCTTAACCCATACAACAACCCAAGTATGGTAATGCAGGCCAGCGAGGAAGCTACTTTTATAAAAAACAACCTTGGTCCGCAAATAAGGGCGGCCGGTTTTGCTACCAAGATCATCGCTTATGACCATAATACCGATAGGATTGACTATCCGGAGGCCGTTTTAGCCGACGGCGGTGCCAACCCCTATGTTGATGGATCGGCATTTCATTTATACGCCGGTTCAATTGCTTCTTTAACCGATGTACACAATGCCTACCCTAACAAAAACGTGTACTTCACCGAGCAGTGGGTTGGCGCGCCAAGCAATTTTGGCGGCGACTTGTCATGGCACGTCAATAACCTGATTATTGGCGCTACCCGCAATTGGAGCCGCAATGTTTTGGAATGGAACCTGGCGGCCGATGTTAACTATAACCCGCATACAGCAGGTGGCTGCAGTACCTGCCTGGGCGCCATTACCGTAAGCGGAACATCAATAACCCGCAACGTAGGCTATTACATTATTGGCCACGCGGCACGTTTTGTACGGCCGGGGGCTGTTCGTATTTCATCAAATGTATCCGGCAGTATACAAGATGTGGCCTTTAAAAATTCGGATGGCAGCAAAGTGCTTATCGCGCTAAATACCGGCTCATCTGCGGTTAGCTTCAAAGTAAAATGGGGTGCCGAATCATTTACTTACTCATTAGCTGCAGGCGCAGTGGCCACTTTTAAATGGAGCGGCACACAATCAAACGGTTCATCGGGTGCGCCAATTGGCTCTGTTATTACCCTGAAGGGCATTAACAACCAGTATGTAAGCAGCGAGAATGGCACCGCTGCCATGAACTGCAACCGCCCAACGGCATCGGCATGGGAACAATTTACCGTGGTTGATGCCGGCGCCGGTAAAATAGCCCTGCAAGGCATGGGCAAGTACGTATCCAGCGAAAACGGTACGCAAGCCATCACCTGTAACCGAACCTCTATTGGCGATTGGGAAAAATTTGACTGGGTGGTTAACGCCGATGGCAAAATATCGCTCAAGGGCAATAACAGCAAGTACGTATCCAGCGAAAACGGCACCCAGCCCATGACCTGTAACCGTGCAGCCATATCGGGCTGGGAAGCTTTTGGGGTGAACCAGTAGGTGCTATTTAAGAGCTTCTGTCATTCTGGGTTGTAAACCAGGGGATTCCAAGGAACAATGAGATATATCGCATGTCGGCGATTCGACTCACCCCGACGAGGCTACGCCCGTCTGCCCCTCTCTCCGACTGCGTCGCATAGAGGGGCGAAAAAAATAAAACTGAGTTTTACCCTCTTTGCGGCGTAAGCCGGAGAGAGGGTCGGCCAGCGTAGCGTAGCCGGGGTGAGTAGTAGCCAGCGTTCAAGCGAATATTTTAATTACGCAATCAATTATAACACAAATACCAATCTTATGAAATCAATTCAAAACTTAAAAAAGGGCGCTTTAGCAATAGTTGCCCTGGCTGCTTTAGCCATCTCCTGTAAAAAGGATGCCAACAGGCAAACACCTGCTACCGTAGCGGCTTCCCAAACCAACCAAACCACCACCCCCAGGGCGGCAACCCTTGTATGGAGCGATGAATTTAACGGTACCAGCGTTAACACCGCCAACTGGAATATCGACAATGGGAACCCCAATGTTAATAACGAGAAGGAATATTATCAGTCGGCAAACGCTACTGTATCCGGCGGTTTTTTAACTATTACCGCCCGTAAAGAAACCGTGGGCGGCCAGCCCTATACCTCGGCTAAGCTGACTACTGCCGGTAAGTTTCAGCCAACATACGGTCGTATTGAAGCCAGTATTAAACTGCCTGCAGTGCAAGGTACCTGGCCCGCTTTCTGGATGCTGGGCGCCAATATAAATACCCCCGGAGTTGGATGGCCTCAATGCGGCGAAATTGACATTATGGAACAGGTTAACACCTCCAATACCATATTGGGCACCATGCACTGGTATAATAACGGGCACGTTCAGTATGGCGGCAGTACCACCACTACGCCAACAGGTTTCCATACCTACGCGGTAGAGTGGGATACCAATTCTATCAAATGGTATGTAGATAATACGCTGTATGTTACCGGGAATATTGCCGGCAACATCAACAATACCGGTGCTTTCCATAACCCCTTCTTCATCATTCTTAACCTGGCCATAGGCGGCGATTTGCCGGGCAATACTATTAATGATGGCGCTTTGCCCTGCAATATGGTGGTTGATTATGTACGGGTATACAACCTATCGGGCAGCAGTACATCGCCCCCAATTGGTTCAAACATCACCCTGAAAGGGTTTAACAACCAATACGTAAGCGGCGAGAATGGTACGCAGGCCATGTGGTGTAACCGTGCAACCGCCCAGGCCTGGGAAACTTTTACCGTTGTGGATGCAGGCGGCGGCAAAGTTGCCCTGCAAAGCATGGGTAAATATGTATCGAGCGAAAACGGCACCCAGGCCATTACCTGCAACCGCACCACCATTGGCGATTGGGAAAAATTCGACTGGATAACCACCTCTGATGGGAAGGTTACCCTGAGAGGCAATAATGGCAAATTTATTTCGAGCGAAAATGGCACACAAGCCATGACCTGTACCCGTACAACAGCAGCGGGCTGGGAAGCTTTTGGCGTAAATCAATAGTTAAATTTATATTGGCCTGTTCCTTTGCGTGGGGCAGGCCATTTTTTACCTGATGAAAAAGTTTACAAGCTTTTATTTTATGCTGATGATAAGCGCCTGCCTGGTTCATGCGCAACAGGTAGCAAACAAACTGCAGGTTGATGTTGGTACGGGTTACTTGCAGGAAAATTTTCGGTGGTCAATATCCGGCAATATCAGCGGCCAAAACCCCAATGTACTTTCAGAACTTAAATGGATGAACGTTGGCGGGCAAAATGTAGCCGCATCTGTAAGCTATAACTTTTGGAAAAAATTCGTCGTTTATGGCGATTACTCCCGGCAGTTCATATCCTCCGGCACGGTAAACGATAGCGATTATGGGGCCGATAACCGCAGCAACAATACCTACAACCAAACCTTCAACGCCAATAAAGGCAGCGCCAGTTTATGGAACCTGGGTGCGGGGTATATTATTTTTAATAAATATCGTTTTAGCATAACACCTTATATTGGTTACGGCGAAAGTAAAGAAGCTCTCCGCCTGCTCGACCGGGACGGCATGTTCCCGGATTTGAACAGTTCCTATTCACCTCAATGGAAGGGCGGTTTTTTAAAAGTAATTTCATCTGTAATCATCGTTCCAAAATTAAAGTTCAAGGCCGATGTTACCTATCACCAGGTAAGTTACAACAGCAACGGCAACTGGAATTTGATCACCAGTTTTCAGCACCCGGTGAGTTATCGCCACCATGCAAATGGTTACGGGGTAGAAGCGGGTGGAAAGTTGAGTTATGACGTCACCAATCACGTCGCTATCCAAATTGGCGGCAGCTATTTTACCTGGCAAACCGGCAACGGAACCGACCAGCTTTACCTCAATAACGGCCAAATTGACAAAACTCAATTGAATGGTGTGTCTCGGGTTGGCTTCGGGGTATCCGGAGGTGTGAGTTTGGGCTGGTAAAAGTGCATCAACGGTATGCCGGAGTATGGCGCAGATAATGTAAAACTTACAGCTGCAGTGCAAGCTGATCGCCTGGCCCGGCTTCCTTTTCTTCCCGTTGTTTCGGCACAATATCACCAAAATTCGATAGCGAAATCCCCAGCAACCGGATGCGGGTATTGTCGTTTGGATTGGTGGCTGCCATCAATTGTTTTGCCGTATTGCATATCGTCTCCAAATCATTAAAAGCCGTGGTAAATGATTGGTTTCGGGTGATTTGTTTAAAATCGCTGTATTTTACTTTGAGGGTGAGCGTGCGGCCTTTTAGTTCATATTTAAGCAAACGATTGTGAACCACCTGTGCAATTTTATCCAATTCGGCTTCCATTTCGGGCAGGGTGGTAAGGTCATAAGCGAAAGTGTCCTCTGCACCTAACGATTTGGTTTCGCGGTGGGGTTGTACTTCCCGATTATCAATGCCCCGTACTATCTGGTAGTAAAAGCGGCCGGGCTTGCCAAAATGCCGTACCATTTCGTCCTCGGTTAGTTTTTTAAGGTCGGCGCCGGTATGGAGGCCCATCTGCTTCATTTTCTGAGCCGTAACTTTGCCTACACCAAAAAACTTTTCTACCGGCAATTGCTCCATAAAGCTTTCTATGCTTGATGGGCCAATAAACTTCAACCCATCGGGCTTGTTAATGTCCGAAGCAATTTTGGCTACAAATTTATTGATGGATACACCGGCGGATGCCGTAAGGTTAAGTTCATCCTTTATTGCTTGTTTTATTTGTTTGGCTATGTCAATTGCCGAGCCGATGTTGAGCTTATCGTTGGTAACGTCGAGGTAGGCTTCATCTAAAGATAAGGGTTCAATCAGGTCGGTATAACGGCTGAAGATCTCCCTGATATGTTGCGAAACCTCTTTATATGCGGCAAACCGCGGCCGAACAAACAGGGCATCGGGGCATAGCTGTAATGCCCTTTTGGACGACATTGCCGAGCGCACCCCAAACTTACGCGCCTCGTAACTTGCCGTAGCAACTACCCCACCACGCCCTTGAGGTAAACCGCCTACGACGAGCGGCTTGCCCCTGTACTCCGGAAAATCCCGCTGCTCAACCGATGCGTAAAATGCATCCATATCAATATGGATAATTTTGCGGATGATTTGTGTGGGTTGGTTTTGCATGGATACTTTTGTGGGCGGTTATACAGAGGTATTCCAAATGTAAATATAGCAAATAGTAATTTTTACTGGTCTTGTTGCTGCCTGAGTTGGCGGCAGGCCGACGGACTCAATTTTATAACTCAGATAGTTTTTAAGTTAAGAACGAGGATTAATACTATCTTTAAACATTCAATTATACCTTCATGAAAAGACGCTCTTTTGTAAAATCAACCCTAATGGGTGCTGTAACTGCAACCGTTTTACCCGCTGTAAGCAACGCCAATGCCATGCATACCGAAGTACCGATAGAAGAATATTATGAACTCCGGGTTTATAATTTAAAAGACGCAAGCCAGCAAAATTTGGTGGAAGATTATTTGCAAAATGCATTAATACCAGCGTTAAATCGTCATACCATCAAACGGGCCGGTGTATTTACCGAGCTAAAGCCCGAAGGGCAAACTAAAGTATTTGTACTTATCCCTTATGTTTCTCCCTCCCAAATTGATAGGGTTCAAAAGCTGATCAGCGGCGATAAAGACTATATTGCCAAAGCCGCTGCTTACCTTAATGCGCCTGTCACTGCGCCTGCTTATGACCGTATAGAAAGCTCCCTTTTAAAAGCATTTCCCGATACTGCCCTCACTACTGCCTCCGAAAAGAAGCCGCGTATTTTTGAATTACGCCAATACCAAAGCGCAAGCGAAGCTGCCGGTAAAAAAAAGATAGAAATGTTTACCGGCCAGGGCGAAATAGATATTTTTAGACGCCTTGGCTTTAACCCGGTTTTCTGGGGCGAAACTGTGATTGGTCCCCTGAGGCCCAACCTAACGTACATGATCACCTTTGATGACCTGGCCGCTAAAGATGCCCATTGGAAAGCCTTTGGCAGCGACGCTCAATGGAAAAAAATAAGCAGCGTACCCGAATATGCAGATGCCCTGCTGGTAAGCAAAATAACATCAACGCTGCTAACGCCAACAACTTATTCGCAGATATAAGGCAATAAGTTATTTGCTGCTGGTTTTCTTTTTTAAATGTTCAGGTGTGCGTCTTACCAGGGGCTTTATTGATGACTGCTTTGGCGTGGTATAGCCCTTAATTGTTGGGGAATTGCTTAATGCTGTCGCTTTATAAGCTGACGGCACCCACTCGGGATTTATTTTATTAATGCAATTCATGATTGGGCATCTTTGATATTTGACGGTTTTATTTGTTGACCGAAGATTAATATTCTCTAATTTAGAATTTGTTTTTATAAATACCCCCAATTAGTCAATCCCTTACTTAGGCGATTGCTAAACACATAACAGTTTAAACATATAATTGCCACTTTCAAAATTTTTAACTACTTTAAAAACAATTTTGTCATTCGATAGTAATCATTAATCAATCGATTAACAATTTAGCCCTAACCTTCTTTGACTAATCAATCGTTTGATTAATTTTGTGCCGTTAAAACAATGGACAAAGATAAAATAGACAAAAAAGACCACATTCTTGACGTCGCCGAACGCGTGTTTGCCGACTATGGATTTGATGGGGCTTCTACCCGGACAATTTCGGGCGAGGCCGGTGTGAATATGGCTATGCTCAATTACTATTTCGGTTCAAAGGAAGGTCTTTTCCTGGCAATCTTTGAGCGTAAGATCTCGTCGTTCCGCACACTGCTTCAAAATATAGGTAATGACGACAGCATGACCGCGTGGTGCAAGCTTGATAAATGTATTGACAATTATGTAGAGCGCATTATTGTGAACAACTGCTTTCAAAAGCTCATCAGCCGCGAAATATCGATGAACAAACGCTGGGGGCTTACCGATAAGATCATCGAAATATTGATGGTAAATGTTGTCGAGATCAGGAAGATAATTGAAGAGGGCGTTAATAATGGCAGCTTTTATAAAGACATTGATGTTCCGATGGTGATAGCAACCATATTCGGCACCAAAAATTACGTCATCAATATGCCGCAGTTATCATCCCTGATATTAGGCCATGATGTTCGCGATGAAAAATTTATGGAAGAAGAGCTGAAGCCCAGGATTAAAGCATATATGAAAAGACTTTTAAAAGCTTATTTAGTAAATGAACATGACAACTCAAAATAATAAAACCAACCACCTTAAACTGTTGAAACATACAGTTAGCGCGTTTTGGAGGTATGGTACCGCCCTGGCGGTATCAGGTTTGCTGTTTGCAGGAACAGCTGCTGCCCAGGACCGCACTATCACTTTAGACGAGGCCATTAAGCTGGGCCTTGATAACAGCAAGGTATTAAAATTATCGCAGGCCAAAATTGACCAGGCGGTATCGCAATACAACCAGGCTAAAGACCAGGCTTTGCCAACCGGTAAAGTGAGCTACGGTTACAACCATGCCGAAATACCTGCCAATAAGCTTTCGCTTGGCGAAAGCAGCTTTAATTTACCCAACAGGGCCGATGCTTACTTAGGCATACTATCGTTAAGCGAAGTGCTTTATGCCGGTGGCAAATACAAATATGCCCGCGAATCGACAGATTTACTTACACAGGTTGCCCGTTTGGACGTGGTTAATGATAAAGACCAGATCACCTACGATATCATCAACTCATACTATAACCTATATAAAGTATTGCAAAGCAAAAAAGTAGTAGCGCAAAATTTAACTACTATTGATGCGCAGATCAAACAATCGCAAAGGTTTTTTGAGCAGGGCTTGGTTACCAAAAATGATGTGTTACGGTTTCAGCTGCAACGCTCAAATGTCGAGCTGAATGGCATCGACCTGGAAACCAATCGCCGTATCATCAACTATAGCCTGAATGTTTTGTTAGGCTTGCCCGAAGGTACCCAGCTTAATATAGATCAGATAACCGAGGCTGACAGGCCTGTTGCTCCTTTAAGCAACTACCTTGATTCGGCTTATGTAAGCCGTGTTGAATTGCAGCAGGCAGACTTGCATGGCAAAGTTGCCGAAACCAGCATCAAAAACATAAAGGCCAACACATTGCCAACTTTAGCGGCATCAGGAAGCGCCTATTATGTTGATGTAAACTCGAACCCGATTCCTAAAAGCGGGCAGTTTATTACTCCAATATCAGTTGGCTTAACCCTTTCCTGGAACTTTGGCAACCTGTGGACAAACAAAAACAAGGTTACCGAGGCTAAAATTCAGCGCGAGCAGGTAACCATAAACAAAAGCATTACGGTTGACCGCATTAAAAACGAAGTGAACCAGAATTACCAAAACTGGACAATGGCTTTGGATAAAATTAAGCTTTTACAAACTTCGATTGAGCAAGCGGGCGAAAATAATAAGATCCTCGAATCAAAATACAAAAGTAATATAGCATCAGCTACCGATAGGGCCGATGCCGAAACATTGCTTTACCAGGCGCAGATAAACCTTGAACTGGCTAAAGCCGATGCAGGCCTGGCTTACTATACTTTACTAAAATCAACAGGAAAAATTAACAACAAATAATACTTAAACCAGATAATAAGATGGCACAGGCACAAGAAACTCAGGAACAGGAACCAAAAAAGAAACCAAATAAAGTTATCCCTATCATATTAGGTGTATTGCTTGTTGGTGGTATCATTTTCGGTATCAAAGAATACATATACTACGGCAAACACATCGATACAGATGACGCCCAGATTGATGGCGATATAAGCCCGGTAGTAGCCCGCGTAGGCGGATACGTTGATTCTATTTATTTTGAAGAAAACAGCCACGTTACTGCTGGCCAAACTTTGGTAAAAATAGACGACCACGATTACAAAATAAAATTAGAGCAGGCACAGGCAGCACAGGTTGGCGCAAGTGCGGGCATCAATGTTAACCAATCGCAGATTTATGCTACGCAGGCAAATTCATCAAGTGCAAGGGCGCAGGTTGAATCAAATGCGGCCCGTTTAGATAAAGTGCAGAAAGATTATGCACGTTATGCCAACCTGATAAAGGATGGATCGGTAACACAGCAACAATTTGACCAGGCCAAGGCCGATCTGGATGTGGCAAAAGCTAACCTTAGGGCATCTCAAGACCAATACAAAGCAGCGGTTGAGCAAATTGGCACCACCCGCAGCCAGTTAAAAGTTACCAACACCGGCGTAACCCAAAAACAAGTTGATATTGACTATGCCAAACTGCAGTTAAGCTATACCACCATAAAGGCGCCATCGAGCGGATTAGCCGCCAAAAAAAGCGTACAGCTAGGCCAGTTGGTACAGGCAGGGCAAACCTTGTTTAGCATTGTAAATGATAACAGTTTATTTATAACTGCCAACTTTAAAGAAACACAGCTGAATGATATGAAAAACGGCCAGAAGGTTGATGTTGAGGTTGATGCCTACCCTGATATGAAAGT
The genomic region above belongs to Mucilaginibacter sp. KACC 22773 and contains:
- a CDS encoding carotenoid biosynthesis protein: MEGSEDLNTQLSTGSLKTERIAIIIIILFHTVGIIGFNLPGIDTVFLDIVPWHLLLMAAVIIWSHNRPDAKFGLFALLLFMLGFSAELIGVHTSWLFGSYTYGKTLGIKLFNVPLMIGVNWFLLIYATGVLMQRSRVKDVYARILVGALLLVLLDILIEPVAIHFDYWHWTDGAIPIKNYFCWFAVSGLMLFMFEKFKFPPQSKAAPVLLLMEFVFFMILGLVN
- a CDS encoding GtrA family protein → MRKVHDFIRRTIFNIIDLFYKPFKKWMPLHTFRYAACGGGNVVFDITLFSFCYNFIFKKQNLHIGAYTLSPHIASLALSFSISFCTGFYLNRYIVFKESGLSKRGQLSRFIIVNAICILLNVIFLKVLVDWLGIYPTPSKIIATVFIACFSYFSQTHFFFKAKKTLPDGGKF
- a CDS encoding glycoside hydrolase family 30 beta sandwich domain-containing protein, with the translated sequence MNINYNLKRLAALTLLPAALLFSCKKDANTGEAKAQQSAETVARAANEVVNAWVTTSDQSKLLQAQASFNFAADAGTNATTVTVDENTTYQGIDGFGFTLTGGSASLLNGLGGNQAAVLSELFGTATGQIGISYLRISIGASDLSSSDFTYDQVAGDVNMNSFSISQENTDMLPILKKIIAINPSIKIIATPWTAPTWMKVNTTGNNGYTGGSLNTAYYDAYARYFVKYLQAMQAQGITIDAITPQNEPLNPYNNPSMVMQASEEATFIKNNLGPQIRAAGFATKIIAYDHNTDRIDYPEAVLADGGANPYVDGSAFHLYAGSIASLTDVHNAYPNKNVYFTEQWVGAPSNFGGDLSWHVNNLIIGATRNWSRNVLEWNLAADVNYNPHTAGGCSTCLGAITVSGTSITRNVGYYIIGHAARFVRPGAVRISSNVSGSIQDVAFKNSDGSKVLIALNTGSSAVSFKVKWGAESFTYSLAAGAVATFKWSGTQSNGSSGAPIGSVITLKGINNQYVSSENGTAAMNCNRPTASAWEQFTVVDAGAGKIALQGMGKYVSSENGTQAITCNRTSIGDWEKFDWVVNADGKISLKGNNSKYVSSENGTQPMTCNRAAISGWEAFGVNQ
- a CDS encoding family 16 glycosylhydrolase, whose product is MKSIQNLKKGALAIVALAALAISCKKDANRQTPATVAASQTNQTTTPRAATLVWSDEFNGTSVNTANWNIDNGNPNVNNEKEYYQSANATVSGGFLTITARKETVGGQPYTSAKLTTAGKFQPTYGRIEASIKLPAVQGTWPAFWMLGANINTPGVGWPQCGEIDIMEQVNTSNTILGTMHWYNNGHVQYGGSTTTTPTGFHTYAVEWDTNSIKWYVDNTLYVTGNIAGNINNTGAFHNPFFIILNLAIGGDLPGNTINDGALPCNMVVDYVRVYNLSGSSTSPPIGSNITLKGFNNQYVSGENGTQAMWCNRATAQAWETFTVVDAGGGKVALQSMGKYVSSENGTQAITCNRTTIGDWEKFDWITTSDGKVTLRGNNGKFISSENGTQAMTCTRTTAAGWEAFGVNQ
- the dinB gene encoding DNA polymerase IV, translated to MQNQPTQIIRKIIHIDMDAFYASVEQRDFPEYRGKPLVVGGLPQGRGGVVATASYEARKFGVRSAMSSKRALQLCPDALFVRPRFAAYKEVSQHIREIFSRYTDLIEPLSLDEAYLDVTNDKLNIGSAIDIAKQIKQAIKDELNLTASAGVSINKFVAKIASDINKPDGLKFIGPSSIESFMEQLPVEKFFGVGKVTAQKMKQMGLHTGADLKKLTEDEMVRHFGKPGRFYYQIVRGIDNREVQPHRETKSLGAEDTFAYDLTTLPEMEAELDKIAQVVHNRLLKYELKGRTLTLKVKYSDFKQITRNQSFTTAFNDLETICNTAKQLMAATNPNDNTRIRLLGISLSNFGDIVPKQREEKEAGPGDQLALQL
- a CDS encoding NIPSNAP family protein, which codes for MKRRSFVKSTLMGAVTATVLPAVSNANAMHTEVPIEEYYELRVYNLKDASQQNLVEDYLQNALIPALNRHTIKRAGVFTELKPEGQTKVFVLIPYVSPSQIDRVQKLISGDKDYIAKAAAYLNAPVTAPAYDRIESSLLKAFPDTALTTASEKKPRIFELRQYQSASEAAGKKKIEMFTGQGEIDIFRRLGFNPVFWGETVIGPLRPNLTYMITFDDLAAKDAHWKAFGSDAQWKKISSVPEYADALLVSKITSTLLTPTTYSQI
- a CDS encoding TetR/AcrR family transcriptional regulator, producing MDKDKIDKKDHILDVAERVFADYGFDGASTRTISGEAGVNMAMLNYYFGSKEGLFLAIFERKISSFRTLLQNIGNDDSMTAWCKLDKCIDNYVERIIVNNCFQKLISREISMNKRWGLTDKIIEILMVNVVEIRKIIEEGVNNGSFYKDIDVPMVIATIFGTKNYVINMPQLSSLILGHDVRDEKFMEEELKPRIKAYMKRLLKAYLVNEHDNSK
- a CDS encoding TolC family protein, with translation MTTQNNKTNHLKLLKHTVSAFWRYGTALAVSGLLFAGTAAAQDRTITLDEAIKLGLDNSKVLKLSQAKIDQAVSQYNQAKDQALPTGKVSYGYNHAEIPANKLSLGESSFNLPNRADAYLGILSLSEVLYAGGKYKYARESTDLLTQVARLDVVNDKDQITYDIINSYYNLYKVLQSKKVVAQNLTTIDAQIKQSQRFFEQGLVTKNDVLRFQLQRSNVELNGIDLETNRRIINYSLNVLLGLPEGTQLNIDQITEADRPVAPLSNYLDSAYVSRVELQQADLHGKVAETSIKNIKANTLPTLAASGSAYYVDVNSNPIPKSGQFITPISVGLTLSWNFGNLWTNKNKVTEAKIQREQVTINKSITVDRIKNEVNQNYQNWTMALDKIKLLQTSIEQAGENNKILESKYKSNIASATDRADAETLLYQAQINLELAKADAGLAYYTLLKSTGKINNK
- a CDS encoding HlyD family secretion protein, giving the protein MAQAQETQEQEPKKKPNKVIPIILGVLLVGGIIFGIKEYIYYGKHIDTDDAQIDGDISPVVARVGGYVDSIYFEENSHVTAGQTLVKIDDHDYKIKLEQAQAAQVGASAGINVNQSQIYATQANSSSARAQVESNAARLDKVQKDYARYANLIKDGSVTQQQFDQAKADLDVAKANLRASQDQYKAAVEQIGTTRSQLKVTNTGVTQKQVDIDYAKLQLSYTTIKAPSSGLAAKKSVQLGQLVQAGQTLFSIVNDNSLFITANFKETQLNDMKNGQKVDVEVDAYPDMKVEGTVYNFSPATGAKFSLLPPDNATGNFVKVVQRVPVKIKLNASKDVLDKLRPGMSVKVSVIKGE